GACAACGGACCCGGCACAGTCCGGGTGGATGGCAAGACCGTGCGGCTACCGAAAATCGGCATGGTGCCCATGGTTGAAGAGCTACGCTTCACCGGCTCCATACGCGAGGTCACCATCAACCGGACCGCCGGCGTGTGGTTTGCCTGCTTTAGCGTCGAGGACGGTCAGCCGATTCCGCCCGTGAAACCCGGCCAAGTTGTCGGTGTGGACGTGGGAGTAGGCGTGCTGGCAGTCTGCTCAAATGGTCTGCGGGTGCGAAACCCGAAATCGTTGAACGCCAGGGTCGAACGCTTGCGCCGGATAGACAAAGCGCTGGCCCGCTCAAGGAACGTCCATGGAAAAACTAATCGCAGCAAGCGGCGCGACCGCATGCTCGCAAGGCGCCGGAGGATCCACGCCAAAATTGTCAGGGTCAGAAACGACAATCACCACAAGGCCACAACCGCGATAGCCAAGCGCGCCAGCCTTGTGGTGGTCGAGACACTAAACGTGTCTGGAATGACCCGCAACAGGCGATTGGCGCGGGCCGTTGCAGATGCCGGACTTTCCGGATTCTTGGCCATGTTGGAGTACAAGTGCGTCTGGTACGGCTCGGAGTTCGTTAAAGCGGACCGTTGGTTCCCCTCGTCACAGCTGTGCGCTCGCTGCGGCTGGCGCAATGCGGAATTGACTCTGTCAGACCGGAGATGGCGGTGTGGAGGCTGCGGGGTGCTTAACGAACGAGACGAAAACGCCGCATTAAATTTAAAGAATTGGCCGAGTTCGAGCTTCTCGGTGTCAGGACGTGGAGACCGCGCAAGTCCGACTAAGTCGGCAGTGGCCTGTGAAGCGTCAACGGGCCCAGTCGCTGCCCCTGGCCTAAATTAGGCGAGGAAATGCAGCAATGGATCGGGCCTTGATAGCGGAGTTTGGTTCCACTTAATGGAGCCTTCTAGTTGGATCGGGCTATTTGGATCGCTCGTTGTAACCCTGCTTGCCGCCTACGGATCCGCGGTCGAAGCCGCCACGCTGGCGATGCGGCCCTCACGTCTGCGTGAACTGGCTGACGACGGCAACGAAGCGGCGGCATCGATCCTCCGCCTGCTGGAGAACCAGAACCGCCGGGCCACCCTAACCGTCTCGCTGAGCCTGGCCTCAGCGATCCTAGCTGCGGTGCTGGTTACCGCGGTCCTGGCGCCGGAACTTGAACGCGCCGGGTTGCCATTCCCATTTGCCGCGATCGTTCTGACCCTGTTGGTGGTTTTTGTCCACGTTGTTTTTGTCGCCCGGCTGGCCAGGCGCATCG
The Chloroflexota bacterium genome window above contains:
- a CDS encoding IS200/IS605 family element transposase accessory protein TnpB encodes the protein MKRGHRIALKPTQQQEAAFRQHAGYARFAYNWAVNEFKTGLESGEWLSEKTLRPRWNKVKRRIAPWSHPLSQNAAKYAIINFGRAADGWGTSRIAVKSGKCRGRRVGFPRFKRRKHEQGFRADNGPGTVRVDGKTVRLPKIGMVPMVEELRFTGSIREVTINRTAGVWFACFSVEDGQPIPPVKPGQVVGVDVGVGVLAVCSNGLRVRNPKSLNARVERLRRIDKALARSRNVHGKTNRSKRRDRMLARRRRIHAKIVRVRNDNHHKATTAIAKRASLVVVETLNVSGMTRNRRLARAVADAGLSGFLAMLEYKCVWYGSEFVKADRWFPSSQLCARCGWRNAELTLSDRRWRCGGCGVLNERDENAALNLKNWPSSSFSVSGRGDRASPTKSAVACEASTGPVAAPGLN